One Cellulomonas sp. Y8 DNA segment encodes these proteins:
- a CDS encoding alpha/beta fold hydrolase, with protein sequence MPYVSTPDGAEIFYQDYGQGKPVLLSHGWPLSSEAWAYELKVLADAGYRAIAHDRRGHGRSSRTSGGNDMDTYARDLASLVEQLDLTDLTVVGHSTGGGEVVRYAAQHGKGRVTKVVTAGAVPPVMLESETNPEGTPIEAFDGIREGVLRDRSQFYQDLSEAFYGANREGSTISQGLRDDFWRQSMLAELQAAYDCVAVFSETDFTEDLKALDVPILIAHGDDDQIVPIAAAAYKSIDLVKLGTLKVYPGAPHGISGAYQEALIKDILAFIAD encoded by the coding sequence ATGCCCTACGTCAGCACGCCCGACGGCGCCGAGATCTTCTACCAGGACTACGGCCAGGGGAAGCCCGTCCTGCTGAGCCACGGCTGGCCGCTGAGCTCCGAGGCCTGGGCCTACGAGCTCAAGGTCCTCGCCGACGCCGGCTACCGCGCGATCGCGCACGACCGCCGCGGCCACGGCCGCTCGTCCCGCACCAGCGGCGGCAACGACATGGACACGTACGCCCGCGACCTCGCGTCGCTCGTCGAGCAGCTCGACCTGACGGACCTCACCGTCGTCGGGCACTCCACCGGCGGCGGCGAGGTCGTCCGGTACGCCGCGCAGCACGGCAAGGGCCGGGTGACCAAGGTCGTCACCGCGGGCGCCGTCCCGCCGGTCATGCTGGAGTCCGAGACCAACCCCGAGGGCACCCCGATCGAGGCGTTCGACGGCATCCGCGAGGGCGTCCTGCGCGACCGCTCGCAGTTCTACCAGGACCTCTCCGAGGCGTTCTACGGCGCCAACCGCGAGGGCTCGACGATCAGCCAGGGCCTGCGCGACGACTTCTGGCGGCAGAGCATGCTCGCCGAGCTGCAGGCCGCCTACGACTGCGTCGCGGTGTTCTCGGAGACCGACTTCACCGAGGACCTCAAGGCCCTGGACGTCCCGATCCTCATCGCGCACGGCGACGACGACCAGATCGTCCCGATCGCGGCGGCGGCGTACAAGTCGATCGACCTGGTCAAGCTCGGCACGCTGAAGGTCTACCCGGGCGCCCCGCACGGCATCTCCGGCGCGTACCAGGAGGCCCTGATCAAGGACATCCTGGCGTTCATCGCCGACTGA